One window of the Labilibaculum sp. genome contains the following:
- a CDS encoding EFR1 family ferrodoxin (N-terminal region resembles flavodoxins. C-terminal ferrodoxin region binds two 4Fe-4S clusters.): MNLPSVNLIYFSPTGTSRKVVKAIGQGLEAKQINEFDITQTNFKDKNFGNELTIIGVPVYKGRLPVEVISRLKKFKAENTPVVLVAVYGNRDFDEALLELKDVSTALGFTPVAAATFIGEHSYSIKSKPIAKNRPDETDLLKAKQFAGEILAKLEKNEGAELAVSGNYPYKELPNAPVMSPRTIDVKCTLCSVCADVCPVDVIEVNKAVITNAEACIWCCACVKACPEDARIFDTPLINQITNNLFENCSERKEPVFFI; this comes from the coding sequence ATGAATTTACCATCAGTTAATTTAATCTACTTTTCTCCAACAGGAACAAGTAGAAAAGTAGTTAAAGCCATTGGACAGGGATTGGAAGCAAAACAAATCAATGAGTTTGATATTACACAAACCAATTTTAAGGATAAGAATTTTGGTAACGAATTAACCATTATTGGTGTACCTGTTTACAAAGGACGTTTGCCCGTTGAAGTAATTTCACGATTGAAAAAATTTAAAGCTGAAAATACACCCGTGGTTTTAGTCGCGGTTTATGGAAACAGAGATTTCGATGAGGCTCTGCTTGAGTTAAAAGATGTAAGTACAGCATTAGGTTTTACACCTGTAGCCGCAGCCACTTTTATCGGAGAGCATTCTTACTCAATCAAAAGTAAACCCATAGCAAAAAATCGTCCTGATGAGACCGATCTTCTAAAAGCAAAACAATTTGCGGGAGAGATTTTGGCGAAATTGGAGAAGAACGAAGGTGCAGAATTAGCTGTTTCTGGTAATTATCCGTACAAAGAATTGCCAAATGCACCGGTAATGTCACCAAGAACCATTGACGTAAAATGTACGTTGTGCAGTGTTTGTGCCGATGTTTGTCCGGTTGATGTTATTGAGGTAAACAAAGCAGTAATTACAAATGCAGAGGCTTGTATTTGGTGTTGTGCATGTGTTAAAGCCTGCCCGGAGGATGCCCGGATTTTTGATACACCGCTTATCAATCAGATCACAAATAATCTCTTCGAAAACTGTTCGGAACGCAAAGAACCCGTGTTTTTTATCTAA
- the aqpZ gene encoding aquaporin Z, which translates to MKKLVAEFIGTLWLVLGGCGSAVLAAAYPELGIGFVGVAIAFGLTVLTMVYAIGHISGCHLNPAVSIGLWAGGRFELKDLGPYIVAQVLGGIAGAGILYMIASGKAGFDMGGFAANGYGEHSPGGYGMLAALVSEVVMTFMFLLIILGATHSKAPAGFAGLAIGLGLTLIHLISIPVTNTSVNPARSTSQALFVGDWALDQLWLFWLAPIAGAILAGLVYKYMSPEKE; encoded by the coding sequence ATGAAAAAATTAGTCGCAGAATTTATAGGAACCCTATGGTTGGTTCTGGGTGGATGTGGAAGTGCTGTTTTGGCGGCCGCATATCCCGAATTGGGAATTGGATTTGTTGGTGTGGCAATTGCTTTTGGATTAACTGTGCTTACCATGGTCTATGCAATTGGGCATATTTCTGGTTGTCACCTAAATCCGGCAGTATCTATTGGTCTTTGGGCTGGCGGACGTTTCGAACTGAAAGATCTGGGGCCTTATATTGTGGCTCAGGTATTGGGAGGAATTGCCGGAGCTGGAATTTTGTATATGATTGCAAGTGGAAAAGCTGGTTTTGATATGGGAGGTTTTGCTGCGAACGGATATGGCGAGCACTCGCCCGGCGGATACGGCATGTTGGCAGCTTTGGTGAGCGAAGTGGTTATGACCTTTATGTTTTTACTGATTATTTTAGGAGCAACACACTCAAAAGCACCAGCTGGTTTTGCAGGATTGGCAATTGGTCTGGGGTTGACTCTGATTCATTTAATCAGCATACCGGTAACAAATACATCAGTGAATCCGGCGCGAAGTACAAGTCAGGCACTTTTTGTTGGCGATTGGGCTTTGGATCAATTGTGGTTGTTCTGGCTGGCGCCGATTGCAGGTGCAATTTTGGCGGGCTTGGTATACAAGTACATGTCTCCCGAAAAGGAGTAA